The Methanocella sp. DNA window CCGCACTACACGCCCACGACCGGCATATCCGGGCTGGTCATCCCGTCGACTATCATCGGCGTCGAAGAGGAAGGCACCGCCTATCGTATGGACAACGTGCCCATCCGCTGCAGGAAGGTCATCGACTCTCCGGAATTCCTTTCGGACGAGGAGATCCTCCGCAGGATCCTCAACAGGGTCAGAGAGCTCAAGGGACTACCCGCCGGAGGACATCACTGAGGTGGAACCATGGCAAGGAAAGTAACAACTGCAACCAATGAACTATTAATAAAGAACGGTTTCGTCTACGACCCGGCCAGCGGCATTAACGGTGATGTCAAGGATATCGCGGTCCAGAACGGCAAGATCGTGGAAGCGTCCAGGCTGACCACCGGCGCCAGGGTCATCGACGCAAGAGGAAAGATCGTCATGGCCGGCGGCATAGACCCGCATACGCACGTCGCCGGGCCCAAGGTCAACGTCGGCAGGATGTTCCGGCCGGAAGACAAGCTCCACGACCCCAAGCTTGAGCACTCATCAAAGCTCATCCGGGCCGGAGGAGGCTTCTCCGTGCCGTCGACGTTCACGACGGCGTACCGGTACTCCAGGCTGGGCTACACCATGGCCAACGAGGCGGCAATGCCCCCACTGCTGGCCAGGCACACCCACGAGGAGATCCGCGACACCCCGATCATCGACCAGTCGGCGTTCACGCTGCTGGGCAATAACTGGCTCGTGATGGAATACATCAAGAGGGGCGAGACCGAGAAGCTCGACGCATTCGTCGCATGGATGCTCAAGGCCACGAAGGGCTTTGTCATTAAACTAGTCAACCCCGGAGGCACCGAAGCCTGGGGCTGGGGCAAGAACTGCGTCTCCATCGACGACCCCGTCCCGTACTTCGACGTCACCCCGAAAGACATCATCCAGGGCCTGGCGGGCACCAACGAGAGGCTGGGCATGCCCCACTCCATACACCTGCACGCCAACAACCTGGGCCACCCGGGCAACATCACCACCACGCTCAAGTCGCTGGCGCTGACCGAGGGCATCAAGACCAACAAGAAGTCGGGAAGGACGCAGAACGTCCACCTGACCCACGCCCAGTTCAACGCTTATGGCGGCACCGCCTGGAAGGACTTCTTCTCCGAGGCCAGCAAGCTGGCGGACTACGTGAACGGGCACGACCACGTCACCATCGACGCGGGCTTCGTCACGCTCGACGAGACTACGACGATGACGGCGGACGGCCCGATGGAGTTCGGCCTGCACTCGATCAACCACCTGAAGTGGGCCAACACCGACGTGGAGCTGGAGACCGGCTCGGGCGTCGTCCCGTACATCTACGACCCCAAGCTGCACGTCTGCGGCATCCAGTGGGCCATCGGCCTGGAGCTGGCGTTACTCGTCAAGGACCCGATGAAGTGCTTCATGACGACGGACCACCCGAACGCAGGGCCGTTCACCCGCTATCCCACCATCACAAGCTGGCTCATGAGCAAGAAGGCCAGGGACGCGAAGATGGCGACACTGCATAAGTGGGTGCCCGAGAGGACGAAGCTCGCGGGCATCGACCGGGAGCTCTCGTTCTACGAGATCGCCCAGATGACCAGGGCAGGACCGGCAAGGGCATTGGGCATCGGCAAGAGAAAAGGCGGACTGGCGCCCGGCATGGATGCGGACATCGCCATCTACAGCTTCAACCCGAAGACCACCGATGCAGCGGACAAGCCCGAGGCGCTCGTTAAGGCGTTCGAGAATACCGCATACACCATCAAGGGCGGCGAGGTCGTCGTCAAGGACGGCGAAGTGGTATCCCTCGGAAGCACCAAGAGCACCTGGTGGACCGACGCCGACGGCTTCGACAACAAGGAAGTCGCCAACGACATAGTGGACAAGTTCCTGAAGTACTACTCGGTGACCATGAACAACTACCCGGTCCAGGAATCCTATATCCCGAACTCTACCGTGATAAAGGCCGGGCCGCTTGCGGGAGGTAACTAAGCATGGAAAAGATTACCTTAACCCCCAAGGCGGACGAGAAGTACCTCGTCCTCGAGGCCGAGTGCATTTCACCGGACGTGTTCGCGGGTAAGACGCTGGACGATATCAAAGAGCTGAAGGTCTGGGAGGGCAACACCACCTGGCCCCTCGGCAAATTCTTTGAGATCACTGGCACCGTGGCCGCGAAGCCTGAAGACCAGGCCATCGTCGTCAACGGCAGCGTGCCCCGGGTCAAGTACATCGGCTCCAGGATGACGAACGGCGCTATCCTCTGCAAGGGCGACGTGGACATGTACTGCGGCGCCTGGATGAAGGGAGGCAGCATCATCGTCAAGGGCAACGCCGACGCGTTCGCGGCCATCCAGATGGAGGGCGGGCAGCTCCTCATCGAGGGCAACGCGGGCAACTACCTGGGAGCTTCCTATAGAGGCGACTGGCGTGGCATGAAGGGCGGCGAGATCGTGGTCAACGGCAACGCGGGCTGCGACATCGGCGAGTACATGATGGGCGGAACGATCACCGTCAAGGGCAACGTGGACATCAACGCGGGTATTCACGCCGGACGGGCCGTAGGCGCCAAGGAGCCCGGCGGAAAGATCGTCATCATGGGCAACGCCATCGGAAGGGTCGGCGGCCAGATGATCCGCGGCAACATCTACGTGCTCGGCAACATCGAGACTATGATGCCCGGATTCGCGCTGAAGTCCACCGAGGACGTCGACTTCGAAGGCAAGAAGACACCCTTCAAGGTCTACACGGGCGACCGCGCAGAGGCCGGAAAGGGCACTCTGTACGTGAAGGCATAAGAAAAGATTATATAACAATATGAACATCTCCTTACGGAGATGTTCAACCCTATTTATTCCCGAACCAAGGCTGGGAGCACGCCATCAATGCCCTGGTATAAGGCCATTGTCAATTCCACAACATCGACCACGCGCTTTTTAATGGACAATTACGCGGGCGTTGAGTTCCGGGTCGTCGGCCAGGAAGAGAAGGACGGCGTCATTTTCCGCATCTCCGAATTCTTAAAGGACGGCAAGGTCATCGTCCATTCCACCGTGGAAATGCCCGTCGCCAGGAATCCTCCCGAGTTCATCGAGGAGATGCGCCGCAGGGTCATCCCCATCGGCGACGCAATCCGTATGAACGGGTACAGCGTCGAGTACCGCATCACCGACCACGATACCGTTTTTAAGGAATATGAGATGGTGGGCGACGTCTACTTAAGGATCAAAGAGCTCTACTACGAAATGTAATTTTTACGGCCAAAACAGGCATAGGGCGATTTAATCGTGCTTTGCTGATTTATCCATTCGGCTTCAACATTCCAGTAATGCCCGAAGTGTTGCTGCAGGTACGCTTACCGAACCTGAAGAAGGCCGACGAGATCTTCGAGATAGCCGAAAGGTCAGGCTACGACGGCATCGAGCTCGACTGCGCCGGCCTGGACTGTAGCCTGGACGACCTGTACGTCAAATCGGTCGACTATAACCTGCCCATAAAGAGCCTGCTGGCGCCGACTCTGACCTTCAGCCAGCCCGTGCACTATCTATTGCACGGCGACACCGACGTACATTCAGCCTTTCACGCATTCAAGCCTCAGCGCATCGTCTTCCGGCTGCCAGGCACGCCGGTCCTGAAAGACCTGGCCGGCTACGTGTTCAAGGACCGCCTGAACTATTTTAAAGGCCTCTATGGCAATGATGCTATTTGCGTCGAGAACGGGGCCCCCTCGGGAAGCCTGCGGGTGCCCCCCATATTTGACATCAAAGGGGTAAGGAACCTGGCTTACGAGCTCGACATCTTCATCAACTTCGACGTGGCCAACTGCGCCGCCAGCGGCCGGGACATCCTTCAGGCCTATGACATGCTGGCGCCCCGCGTGAAGAGCGCCCACATCAGCGACCACGGCGGGCGGGATTCCAGCCACCTCGTCCCGGGGGACGGCCTGCTGCCTCTCGGCACACTGCTCACAAAGATGAAGGCCAACAGGTATAACGGATCCTTCACCATGGAGCTCGACCAGCAGGAGATCGCCGGCCGGGACAGCGGAGAGATAATGATACTTTATAAGGAACTCATCGGGTACGTGAAAAGCCATTTTTAACATCTGCCAGGGTCCTCTAAAAAATATCAAGAATGCCCGAAGACTTTTTCAGCCACGGAGCTACTCTAAGCGGGCCTGAAGCTACACGAAGACATTATTAAAATATTAAAGCGCTTAGAGCCAGCTTCGAATAACTTTGAGACCGGACAGTCTTCGCGCGACTTAATCTCTTTTAGAGTGTTATGACTATGGCTGCAATCAAATAATAAAATTGAAAAAAAGAAGCTTATTTCGTTATCTTTTCGAGCGCCTCGACGACGCCCGCCAGCTTCGCCGCCGGTATGCCCACGATGAGCTCGTCGTCGGCGATCTTCGCGAACTTCCGGGACCCGTCGCACCCGAAGGTGGCGTTCATCTCGCCCGTATTGTATACCTGGGCGACGGCGTCGGCGCAGACGGACTGGATGCCCGAGAAGCTCACGATGTTGCGGCCGCCCTTTTCGTATATATTGGACTGGGCGATCTTCAGGAGCTGTTTCGGGTTGCCGATGACAACGACCACGTCCGGCACGAAGGTCGCCTTTTCCAGAGGCGCGTACAGCGACGCGACGAAGTGCTTATTCGTGCGGGGCACTGCGTCCATTGTCTTTTTGGCCGACTCCAGGGTCTTGAACCTGCCCAGGCCGAAGTAGAATTCGCCGGTCCTGATCTTCTCCGGCGTCTCCGTAATGCCCATGGCTCCGGCGCCTCCGGCGCAGGCGTGCTGCTCTTTGGTGGCATAGAAGACGTCGCCGGCCCTCGCTTTCTGGACCATCTCGCAGTGCCTGATCTTTTCCTTCAGCTCGGGAACGCCGGCGGGTATCTCGCTTTTTTCTTTAATTAATCGGACGGCCACGGGCGAGCCCTTGAGGCCGAGGAGCGTCTTTAATTTCGATGATATTTCCGTATAATTATCCATAACAGTAGCCTCTTAACATTGTTAATTAAAAACGGCGTTGAAGTTTAAAGCCTTTTTGAGCTAAAACCATGCCGACAATGTCTTTTGCTTGCCCGTCTCCGATGCGGCCTTATCGAGCCGCTCGACGACCTTGCCCACGCGCTCGGGCGAGAAGTTATGCTCGTCGCAAAGGAAATGCTTTATCTTTTCAGGCTCGGGCCTGCTCCACTTAATATTATAATCGTCCGTTGTGGGCGGATGCAGGAAGAACTCTTTAATCTCCTCATAATTCTCGATATTCTGCCCCAGCTCATCCAGGATCGCCTTCATGTCCGGGTGTTTTTTGACGAGCTTTAATGCCGTCTTTGGGCCGACTTTGTATATTCCCGGGTTAAAGTCCGTGCCCACCAGGATGCCCATGTCCACGAGCTGCTCTCTCGTGACTTCCAGGGTCTCCAGGACTTCCTTGAGCTCGACGATCTGGGGCTTCACGTCCACGTAGACGCCCCGCCGGGGCACCTTCCGCCGCCCGGTGATGGTGACGTTCCGGATCATCCTGGGTGCGCCGAAGAGCAGCGAATCATAATCCTGCGAGCCCACGTAGTCTGCGGCGCCCTTCTGGACCATGTAGGAGGCCTGTGCCTCGCCCTCCGAGGGCGCGATGATAAAGGGGACGCCCATGTAGCCTAGAAGTTCCTTCGAGTCTTTTATTATTTGGGCGTTGATGCTGGTGGAGGCCTGGGCGTACTTGTAGGCCTCCGCGCTGCCCGACGCCACGGCCGCCTCATACATCTGCTTCGCCGCCTCCCGCACCTCCCGACGGGCCTTGATGGTCTCCGCCTTCAGCGAGGGCGGCTTGCCGTCGTAGACGAACACTGGCCTGATGCCCTGCTCGATGAGATTCGTGACGCGGTAAATGATGCCCGATAGATGAGACGTCACCTCGCCCCTGTCATCGACTAAAGGCGTGCCGTCCATCTGCCGGATGATGCTGAGAAACTGGTAAAGCGTGTTAAAAGCGTCTATGGCGATGACCTTGCCGCTCAGGTCCGCCAGCGAGGTCTCGTGCTCCGGCACCAGGTCCGTGAGGTCGACTCCCATGTTCAGGCTCCCTATAATGCTGGTCTTTTAGATATTTAACTTAATCGAGAAAAAGAAGTGAAGGGCCGGCTACTTCCGGTCGAAGAACGGGCTCTTGCCGGTTACGCTCAGCGGGATGCCGTAGGCTTCCTTGATGTCGGAGTCCTTGAACAGCTTCAGGTTCAAAGCCGCCCTGCCGACGGAGAACATGATGCGGTTGTCGATGTGGTGCAGGCCCGCGACGGCGGCCGCCGAGCAGGCGGCGATGCCGAGGTCGCCCGTGCTGATGGCGCATACGCCCTTGTGCTTGATGTTCTCCGCACAGTCCTTGAAGCCACAGTAGCCGCAGACCGGCAGGTAGATCGGCACGGGCCGCTGGCCCAGCAGCACGACGGCTTGCGAGCTGTCCACGCAGCCGGCGTCCCTGGCGAAGAAAGCGGCGCTGTTCTCTTCGGCAACGCGGCGCATCTCCTTCGCGATCTTATCCTTATCCCTGCCCGTGACCACCATCGTCAGCAGATTGTCCACGCCCTTGCCCTTCGGGGCAGTCCTGGCGGCCGCGCACATGAGGGCCGCCACTTCCTCGACGGCCTTCTGTTCCATGTCCTTGCCCTTCGTAATCATATCAAACGACCTTCTCGAATTGATCCTTTGAGGCGCCGCACTGGGGGCAGACCCAGTCCTCGGGCAGGGCTTCGAACGCAGTTCCCGGCGCTATGCCATTGTCGGGATCGCCCTTTTCCGGGTCATAGACATACCCGCAGGGAATGCATTGCCACTTATCCATCGGCATCACTCCTTCGTGCCCTTCACTGTGTAGCCCAGCTCCTTGACGACGGCCAGCATCCGGTCGACCTTGACGACGTCGGGATCGTAGACGACCTTTGCCTTGCCCGTGGTGAACAATACGTCGGCGCTCTTGACTCCCTTGAGCTTCTTGAGCCCATCGGCGATGGCCTGGGAGCAGTGGTTACAGTGCATGCCTTCGATGACGATGGTGATCTTCTTATCGGCCATACGAAGAAAAGAAGGGCATGATAGCCAATATACTTTTTTCAGGTCAGGTACCACGAGCGCCAGTGGGCACGGATCTGCTGCCGCAGCGCATCGTCGAGGCCCTCTTGCTTCAGGAAGGTATAAAGCGTGTACGCGGCCTTCTTCCGCACGTAAAAATAGTCGTAGCTTTTTAGCTTTTTGATGAGCGGCTCCACCGCCCGCGGGTCCCCTATCTTGCCCAGCGCCACGACGGCCTCCAGGCGCACATCGTCGTCGGGGTCTTCAAGCAGAGTGATGAGCGCTTCTGTGGCCCCGGGGTACCCTAGGTCTCCTAGCTCGATAGCCGATTTTTTCCGGGCTTTCGGGTCCTGGTCTTTCAACCCCTCTAAGAGGGCCTCCAATGAACTCATAAAAGAAAAATGGGGAGGAAGCACCCGGTTATCCTACCCCAGAATA harbors:
- the fwdA gene encoding tungsten-dependent formylmethanofuran dehydrogenase subunit FwdA, giving the protein MARKVTTATNELLIKNGFVYDPASGINGDVKDIAVQNGKIVEASRLTTGARVIDARGKIVMAGGIDPHTHVAGPKVNVGRMFRPEDKLHDPKLEHSSKLIRAGGGFSVPSTFTTAYRYSRLGYTMANEAAMPPLLARHTHEEIRDTPIIDQSAFTLLGNNWLVMEYIKRGETEKLDAFVAWMLKATKGFVIKLVNPGGTEAWGWGKNCVSIDDPVPYFDVTPKDIIQGLAGTNERLGMPHSIHLHANNLGHPGNITTTLKSLALTEGIKTNKKSGRTQNVHLTHAQFNAYGGTAWKDFFSEASKLADYVNGHDHVTIDAGFVTLDETTTMTADGPMEFGLHSINHLKWANTDVELETGSGVVPYIYDPKLHVCGIQWAIGLELALLVKDPMKCFMTTDHPNAGPFTRYPTITSWLMSKKARDAKMATLHKWVPERTKLAGIDRELSFYEIAQMTRAGPARALGIGKRKGGLAPGMDADIAIYSFNPKTTDAADKPEALVKAFENTAYTIKGGEVVVKDGEVVSLGSTKSTWWTDADGFDNKEVANDIVDKFLKYYSVTMNNYPVQESYIPNSTVIKAGPLAGGN
- a CDS encoding formylmethanofuran dehydrogenase subunit C produces the protein MEKITLTPKADEKYLVLEAECISPDVFAGKTLDDIKELKVWEGNTTWPLGKFFEITGTVAAKPEDQAIVVNGSVPRVKYIGSRMTNGAILCKGDVDMYCGAWMKGGSIIVKGNADAFAAIQMEGGQLLIEGNAGNYLGASYRGDWRGMKGGEIVVNGNAGCDIGEYMMGGTITVKGNVDINAGIHAGRAVGAKEPGGKIVIMGNAIGRVGGQMIRGNIYVLGNIETMMPGFALKSTEDVDFEGKKTPFKVYTGDRAEAGKGTLYVKA
- a CDS encoding sugar phosphate isomerase/epimerase translates to MPEVLLQVRLPNLKKADEIFEIAERSGYDGIELDCAGLDCSLDDLYVKSVDYNLPIKSLLAPTLTFSQPVHYLLHGDTDVHSAFHAFKPQRIVFRLPGTPVLKDLAGYVFKDRLNYFKGLYGNDAICVENGAPSGSLRVPPIFDIKGVRNLAYELDIFINFDVANCAASGRDILQAYDMLAPRVKSAHISDHGGRDSSHLVPGDGLLPLGTLLTKMKANRYNGSFTMELDQQEIAGRDSGEIMILYKELIGYVKSHF
- a CDS encoding DUF169 domain-containing protein encodes the protein MDNYTEISSKLKTLLGLKGSPVAVRLIKEKSEIPAGVPELKEKIRHCEMVQKARAGDVFYATKEQHACAGGAGAMGITETPEKIRTGEFYFGLGRFKTLESAKKTMDAVPRTNKHFVASLYAPLEKATFVPDVVVVIGNPKQLLKIAQSNIYEKGGRNIVSFSGIQSVCADAVAQVYNTGEMNATFGCDGSRKFAKIADDELIVGIPAAKLAGVVEALEKITK
- the fen gene encoding flap endonuclease-1, yielding MGVDLTDLVPEHETSLADLSGKVIAIDAFNTLYQFLSIIRQMDGTPLVDDRGEVTSHLSGIIYRVTNLIEQGIRPVFVYDGKPPSLKAETIKARREVREAAKQMYEAAVASGSAEAYKYAQASTSINAQIIKDSKELLGYMGVPFIIAPSEGEAQASYMVQKGAADYVGSQDYDSLLFGAPRMIRNVTITGRRKVPRRGVYVDVKPQIVELKEVLETLEVTREQLVDMGILVGTDFNPGIYKVGPKTALKLVKKHPDMKAILDELGQNIENYEEIKEFFLHPPTTDDYNIKWSRPEPEKIKHFLCDEHNFSPERVGKVVERLDKAASETGKQKTLSAWF
- a CDS encoding ferredoxin domain-containing protein, which produces MITKGKDMEQKAVEEVAALMCAAARTAPKGKGVDNLLTMVVTGRDKDKIAKEMRRVAEENSAAFFARDAGCVDSSQAVVLLGQRPVPIYLPVCGYCGFKDCAENIKHKGVCAISTGDLGIAACSAAAVAGLHHIDNRIMFSVGRAALNLKLFKDSDIKEAYGIPLSVTGKSPFFDRK
- the rd gene encoding rubredoxin; protein product: MDKWQCIPCGYVYDPEKGDPDNGIAPGTAFEALPEDWVCPQCGASKDQFEKVV
- a CDS encoding heavy-metal-associated domain-containing protein produces the protein MADKKITIVIEGMHCNHCSQAIADGLKKLKGVKSADVLFTTGKAKVVYDPDVVKVDRMLAVVKELGYTVKGTKE
- a CDS encoding HEAT repeat domain-containing protein, which codes for MSSLEALLEGLKDQDPKARKKSAIELGDLGYPGATEALITLLEDPDDDVRLEAVVALGKIGDPRAVEPLIKKLKSYDYFYVRKKAAYTLYTFLKQEGLDDALRQQIRAHWRSWYLT